One window of the Chryseobacterium camelliae genome contains the following:
- a CDS encoding TlpA family protein disulfide reductase: protein MIDTGQVAPDFTLVHNETGEKVSLQQFRGHPVLLEFWIRNCSYCIKAVPELNTLNTRYGVSGLKVLAINTTDSQQAIHQFVDRHKVSYDTLNGDASVNKNYGVSAFPQIILIDKQGVILYSGDLNISVLDAMIGKSL from the coding sequence CTGATTGATACGGGGCAGGTCGCTCCTGATTTCACCTTGGTACACAATGAGACCGGAGAAAAAGTGAGTTTACAGCAGTTCCGGGGGCATCCTGTTTTGCTTGAATTCTGGATCAGGAACTGCAGTTACTGTATTAAAGCCGTTCCTGAACTCAATACATTGAATACCCGCTACGGAGTTTCAGGCTTAAAGGTGCTGGCCATCAATACGACGGACAGCCAACAGGCTATCCATCAGTTTGTGGACAGGCATAAAGTCAGCTATGATACTTTGAATGGTGATGCATCGGTTAATAAAAACTACGGGGTTTCCGCGTTCCCGCAAATCATTCTTATTGATAAACAAGGCGTCATATTGTATTCCGGGGATCTGAATATCTCCGTTCTGGATGCAATGATCGGTAAAAGTTTATAG
- a CDS encoding vWA domain-containing protein, which yields MKKICITLAVLAFMISCKTKTTPSTDGKPVLSLRKDHDQDGVPNKDDQCPEQPGPPENNGCPWPDTDGDGIIDKDDACPAVAGPPENNGCPWPDTDGDGILDKDDACPTVPGMPEYNGCPKPKMVTASEISVNESAVMGYARGLKISASPNKAYIKKTAVKQKGKNPVRIQPEVNDEEYNRWVENPFELTINQPLSTFSIDVDNASYSNIRRMINYGSPVDRDAVRIEEMINYFKYDYPQPEGKAPFSISTEYSDAPWNPGSKLLKIGLQGKKVPLDNLPASNITFLIDVSGSMSDENKLPLLKSSFRVLLDQLRPQDKVGIVVYAGSAGVVLPPTSAKDKETILMALDKLQAGGSTAGGEGIELAYKLAGENFIKGGNNRVVLATDGDFNVGVSTEKGLEQLIEGKRKTGIFLTCLGFGMGNYKDNRLETLADKGNGNYAYIDNLQEANKFLGKEFAGSMYAIAKDVKIQIEFNPKFVKSYRLIGYENRKLRNEDFTNDAIDAGELGSGHTITALYEVIPADAHSEFLPKENTLKYSAPPKKLNFGNELATIKFRYKKPEGDQSSEIVKVVKNVPVTIEQSGPDFRFASAVAWFGLILRDSQLIKEKDLKAVGALAREGKNRDDEGYRSELIRLVDAYRGIQK from the coding sequence ATGAAAAAAATCTGTATAACCCTTGCCGTACTGGCCTTTATGATCAGCTGCAAAACAAAAACAACTCCTTCAACAGACGGTAAACCAGTTCTGAGCCTCCGGAAGGATCACGACCAGGATGGTGTCCCGAATAAAGACGACCAGTGCCCGGAACAGCCCGGCCCTCCGGAAAACAACGGCTGCCCATGGCCGGATACCGATGGTGACGGAATCATTGATAAGGACGATGCATGCCCTGCTGTTGCCGGTCCGCCTGAGAATAACGGTTGTCCGTGGCCCGATACTGATGGCGACGGTATCCTGGATAAAGATGATGCCTGTCCGACTGTTCCCGGAATGCCGGAATACAATGGCTGCCCTAAGCCCAAGATGGTAACGGCTTCTGAGATATCAGTTAATGAGTCAGCCGTTATGGGATATGCACGCGGGCTGAAGATCAGTGCCTCACCCAATAAGGCTTATATTAAAAAGACGGCCGTAAAACAGAAAGGAAAAAATCCGGTCAGAATCCAGCCGGAGGTCAATGATGAAGAATACAATAGATGGGTAGAGAATCCGTTTGAGCTCACGATAAACCAGCCGCTGTCCACTTTTTCCATTGATGTGGACAATGCTTCCTATTCCAATATCCGGAGGATGATCAATTACGGATCTCCTGTAGATAGGGATGCGGTAAGGATTGAAGAAATGATCAATTATTTTAAATATGATTATCCCCAGCCTGAAGGAAAAGCTCCTTTTTCCATCAGTACTGAATACAGCGATGCACCATGGAACCCAGGCAGCAAACTGCTGAAAATCGGGCTTCAGGGTAAAAAAGTACCGCTTGATAACCTTCCGGCTTCCAATATTACGTTCCTCATCGACGTTTCCGGTTCCATGAGTGATGAGAATAAGCTTCCGTTGCTGAAATCCTCTTTCAGGGTTTTGCTCGACCAGCTCAGGCCTCAGGATAAGGTAGGCATCGTGGTATATGCCGGAAGTGCCGGCGTTGTGCTTCCCCCGACTTCTGCAAAAGACAAGGAAACCATCCTAATGGCGTTGGACAAGCTTCAGGCCGGCGGAAGTACAGCCGGCGGCGAAGGCATAGAACTGGCATATAAGCTGGCCGGGGAAAACTTCATCAAAGGCGGGAACAACAGGGTAGTACTGGCTACGGACGGAGATTTCAACGTAGGCGTTTCCACAGAAAAGGGTCTTGAACAACTCATCGAAGGAAAAAGAAAGACAGGGATTTTCCTGACCTGCCTCGGTTTCGGAATGGGGAATTACAAGGACAACCGCCTGGAAACCCTTGCTGACAAAGGCAACGGGAATTATGCCTACATCGATAACCTTCAGGAAGCCAATAAATTCCTCGGAAAAGAGTTTGCCGGAAGCATGTATGCGATAGCCAAAGATGTGAAGATCCAGATCGAGTTCAATCCTAAATTCGTCAAATCCTACCGGCTGATCGGGTATGAAAACCGGAAGCTGAGGAACGAAGACTTTACCAATGATGCTATTGATGCCGGCGAACTGGGAAGCGGGCATACGATAACTGCCCTTTATGAGGTAATTCCGGCCGATGCCCATTCGGAATTCCTTCCTAAAGAAAACACGCTGAAGTATTCGGCACCTCCGAAAAAACTGAACTTCGGCAATGAACTGGCCACCATCAAATTCCGATACAAAAAGCCGGAAGGTGACCAGAGCAGCGAAATCGTGAAGGTGGTGAAGAATGTGCCGGTAACCATAGAACAGTCGGGTCCCGATTTCAGGTTCGCCTCTGCCGTAGCATGGTTCGGGCTGATCCTCAGGGATTCTCAGCTGATTAAAGAGAAAGACCTCAAAGCGGTCGGGGCATTGGCCCGGGAAGGTAAAAACAGAGATGATGAAGGCTACAGATCGGAATTGATAAGACTTGTAGATGCGTACAGGGGAATTCAGAAGTAG
- a CDS encoding RNA polymerase sigma factor has translation MDKELLMECRRNSRNAQRQVYEKLAGKLYAVCRRYLKSDEDIEEVLADTFFKIFTKMNQLQDLETFEAWAKKITVNECLQKLRANKKLHVSLEDNLMIADESYEEASFEKDILGLLHFLPEGCRAIFNLFAIEGYPHKEIAAMLSISEGTSKSQLNFARKKLQELLTSRNI, from the coding sequence ATGGATAAAGAACTCCTGATGGAATGCCGGCGCAACAGCCGGAATGCGCAGCGGCAGGTCTATGAAAAACTTGCAGGAAAACTGTATGCAGTCTGCAGGCGGTATCTTAAAAGCGATGAAGATATCGAAGAAGTCCTTGCCGATACGTTTTTTAAAATATTCACGAAAATGAACCAGCTTCAGGATCTGGAAACCTTTGAGGCCTGGGCAAAAAAAATTACGGTGAACGAATGCTTACAGAAACTCAGGGCCAATAAAAAGCTCCATGTTTCCCTGGAAGACAACCTTATGATTGCTGACGAATCTTATGAAGAAGCCTCTTTTGAGAAAGACATCCTCGGACTGTTGCATTTCCTTCCCGAAGGGTGCAGGGCCATCTTCAACCTTTTTGCGATCGAGGGCTATCCCCATAAAGAAATTGCCGCCATGCTCTCCATCAGCGAAGGGACTTCCAAATCACAGCTGAATTTTGCCAGGAAAAAATTGCAGGAACTTTTAACCAGCAGGAACATTTAA